CCGCCGTCGGTCGCGTAGGTGTCGATCTCGGCCAGTTCCTCCGCGTCGAACGCCGGGTTCTCCAGTGCGGCGACGTTCTGCTCCAGCTGCTCGGTCCGGGAGGCGCCGATGACGACGGACGTCACCCGCCCGTCGCGCAGCGCCCAGGCCAGCGCCAGCTGCGCCAGCGTCTGACCGCGCCGGGCCGCGATGTCGTTCAGGGCCCGCAGCCGCCGCAGCATGTCGTCCGTCAGCCACGAGGGGTCGAACGACGTGCCGCGCGCCGCCCGCGAGTCCTCGGGCACCCCGTGCAGATAGCGCCCGGTCAGCAGGCCCTGGGCCAGCGCCGTGAAGCCGATGACCCCGAAACCCTCCTCCTCGGCCGCCTCCAGCAGGCCGTCCGTCTCGATCCAGCGGTTGAGCATGCTGTACGACGGCTGGTGGATCAGCAGCGGGGTGCCCAGCTCCCGCAGGATCGCCGCGGCCTGCCGGGTGCGCTCCGCGTCGTACGAGGAGATGCCGACGTACAGCGCCTTGCCCTGGCGTACGGCGGTGTCGAGCGCCCCCATCGTCTCCTCCAGCGGCGTGGACGCGTCCAGCCGGTGCGAGTAGAAGATGTCCACGTAGTCCACGCCCATCCGGCGCAGCGACTGGTCCAGCGAGGCCAGCAGGTACTTCCGGGAGCCGCCGCCCTGCCCGTAGGGGCCGGGCCACATGTCCCAGCCCGCCTTGGTGGAGATCACCAGCTCGTCCCGGTACGGCGCGAGGTCCCGCTTCAGCAGCCGGCCGAAGTTCAGCTCGGCCGCGCCGTACGGCGGCCCGTAGTTGTTGGCCAGGTCGTGGTGGGTGATCCCGAGGTCGAAGGCGCGCAGCGCGATCTCGCGCTGGGTCTCGAAGGGGCGGTCGTCGCCGAAGTTGTGCCAGTAGCCCAGGGA
This genomic interval from Streptomyces sp. NBC_00557 contains the following:
- the mgrA gene encoding L-glyceraldehyde 3-phosphate reductase; protein product: MTHVADPARYDGTMRYRRTGRSGLDLPVLSLGYWHNFGDDRPFETQREIALRAFDLGITHHDLANNYGPPYGAAELNFGRLLKRDLAPYRDELVISTKAGWDMWPGPYGQGGGSRKYLLASLDQSLRRMGVDYVDIFYSHRLDASTPLEETMGALDTAVRQGKALYVGISSYDAERTRQAAAILRELGTPLLIHQPSYSMLNRWIETDGLLEAAEEEGFGVIGFTALAQGLLTGRYLHGVPEDSRAARGTSFDPSWLTDDMLRRLRALNDIAARRGQTLAQLALAWALRDGRVTSVVIGASRTEQLEQNVAALENPAFDAEELAEIDTYATDGGVDLWREARLGRMG